Below is a genomic region from Ammonifex degensii KC4.
TGATACCTTAAGGAGTATTTTTATCCTGCTGCGGGGGAGGCTCCACTACCACCGGAGTCTCCCCCGCCTTTATCATGCCCAAGCGCTGGCGGGCAAGCTGCTCCAGGTAGCTGTCCGACTGGAGCAGCTTTATTTTTTCCCACAACTCATTGTTGCGCTCCTTGAGGGTATTAAGTTCCTGCTCCGCGCGCGCCAAGCTTTGCTCCATCACCCGCAACTGCCTTATCTGCCCCCCCGTCACCACCAGAAGGTAGACCAGGAAGATGACGAAGAGCAGAGTAGGTAGCCGCC
It encodes:
- a CDS encoding FtsB family cell division protein, with translation MKKPTAKKAKKRRFNYGRLPTLLFVIFLVYLLVVTGGQIRQLRVMEQSLARAEQELNTLKERNNELWEKIKLLQSDSYLEQLARQRLGMIKAGETPVVVEPPPQQDKNTP